A region from the Candidatus Methylomirabilota bacterium genome encodes:
- a CDS encoding ABC transporter ATP-binding protein, with product MIAVGVEGLTKRYGHVEALRDVSLGFEPGRLTAILGPSGCGKTTLLRSIAGFARVDAGTIRFGGEDVTGLPPQARATAMVFQNYALWPHMTVFDNVAYGLRLKRLPREQIRRRALEALALVEIGDVEAVARRKPGALSGGQQQRVALARALVVEPRVLLLDEPLSNLDAKVRQRLRVEVRRLQRRVGITAIYVTHDQEEALAIADQVVLMSAGRVVQTGAPEEVYRRPADLFAADFLGVSTRLRAHAEAGALTLGGQRLPYDGPLRGPVEVVLRSSDLAFGGPGPALAGELEETLFLGAH from the coding sequence ATGATCGCCGTCGGCGTGGAAGGGCTCACCAAGCGGTACGGGCACGTCGAGGCGCTCCGCGACGTCTCGCTCGGCTTCGAGCCCGGGCGGCTGACGGCGATCCTCGGACCCTCGGGGTGCGGCAAGACGACGCTGCTCCGCTCGATCGCGGGCTTCGCCCGCGTGGACGCGGGCACGATCCGCTTCGGCGGCGAGGACGTCACCGGGCTGCCGCCGCAAGCGCGGGCGACGGCGATGGTCTTCCAGAATTATGCCCTCTGGCCGCACATGACCGTCTTCGACAACGTCGCGTACGGCCTCCGGCTCAAGCGCCTGCCCCGCGAGCAGATCCGCCGGCGGGCGCTCGAGGCGCTCGCGCTCGTCGAGATCGGTGACGTCGAGGCGGTCGCGCGCCGGAAGCCCGGCGCCCTCTCCGGCGGCCAGCAGCAGCGGGTGGCGCTCGCCCGCGCGCTGGTGGTCGAGCCGCGCGTGCTGCTGCTCGACGAGCCGCTCTCGAACCTCGACGCCAAGGTCCGCCAGCGCCTGCGCGTCGAGGTGCGCCGTCTCCAGCGGCGCGTCGGCATCACCGCGATCTACGTCACCCACGACCAGGAGGAGGCGCTCGCGATCGCCGATCAGGTCGTGCTGATGAGCGCGGGCCGGGTCGTCCAGACGGGCGCGCCGGAGGAGGTGTACCGACGCCCCGCCGACCTCTTCGCCGCCGACTTCCTCGGCGTGAGCACGCGGCTCCGGGCGCACGCCGAGGCCGGCGCGCTCACGCTCGGCGGCCAGCGGTTGCCCTACGACGGTCCGCTGCGCGGGCCCGTCGAGGTGGTGCTGCGCTCCTCGGATCTCGCGTTCGGCGGGCCGGGCCCGGCACTCGCGGGCGAGCTCGAGGAGACGCTCTTCCTGGGCGCGCACT
- a CDS encoding TIGR00725 family protein, producing the protein MALHIGVIGEGTCSRRVARDAERVGAAIAGAGAVLLCGGLRGVMEAAARGAARAGGLVVGVLPGFSRSDANRWVTVPIVTGMDQARNVVLVRSCDAIVAVGGRYGTLSEIALALKLGVPVVGLRSWRLRQPEGRRVPLVRAATPETAARTALRAGARARARTRTWLA; encoded by the coding sequence ATGGCGCTCCACATCGGCGTGATCGGCGAGGGCACGTGCTCGCGGCGCGTCGCGCGCGACGCCGAGCGCGTCGGCGCCGCCATCGCGGGCGCCGGCGCCGTCCTGCTCTGCGGCGGGCTGCGGGGCGTGATGGAGGCCGCCGCGCGCGGCGCCGCCCGCGCCGGGGGCCTCGTCGTCGGGGTCCTTCCCGGTTTCTCTCGGAGCGACGCGAACCGCTGGGTGACGGTGCCGATCGTCACCGGCATGGACCAGGCCCGCAACGTCGTCCTCGTCCGCTCGTGCGACGCAATCGTCGCCGTGGGTGGCCGGTACGGCACGCTCTCCGAGATCGCGCTCGCCCTCAAGCTCGGCGTGCCCGTCGTCGGTCTCCGCTCCTGGCGTCTCCGCCAGCCCGAGGGCCGTCGGGTGCCCCTCGTCCGCGCCGCGACGCCCGAGACGGCGGCGCGCACGGCGCTCCGCGCGGGGGCCCGCGCGCGCGCCCGCACCCGCACCTGGCTCGCGTAG